The following coding sequences are from one Octopus bimaculoides isolate UCB-OBI-ISO-001 chromosome 3, ASM119413v2, whole genome shotgun sequence window:
- the LOC106869730 gene encoding uncharacterized protein LOC106869730, translated as MDYRNLSFCVTLLIALFTSSVCVDHQLPTNKSFDEAFNKFLSKHQYEGAAIALSRHGKLIYARGYGKLHKEHKIIPETLFPISSIAKMFTAVSILKLAEENKLGLTSKVFGKRGILGHLKPWGAHHTDKLLYEITIDDLLRHAAGWNANKPPLFDPLLNSVYLSKGYRVPNITDIMKLSRPIELRDVIRYVISLPLHDRPGTHSTYSNFGYVILERIIEKVQDLGYADFVRKHILEPCGMWHTKVSIANHHHDEKNKKNGAVFHMPSNTLHAPPEHARVEWHSNVYDIMRFSRCLDYSGDHHLLNESGVRMLLEKPSRIVGHADSWMGAGVNVNKHGHIWQESDMNTDDMLFYHKGLLKSIHKHHNSTHSSADAFVMLLVGRKNKNLFNKEILHFAKNFDIHTPDYFNYDLSDIQIGTPAEGSRIVKYQVPERHISAYVSAIREQDFKVEWISAFEFKEKTFFSVIAHFNPGQTPDAFYLEHGLEEKRLLHYKHVYARSDAYLKLIQTYTSYSHGGKQKYMALFNKEKEPPVDIKFGIRQYSQSYKLFAHVYNEKGYVPRVQSFFHINHEPLVCFILEKKPIKFSKEYMNISLRDLIFSMKLNFKSGRVMTYLDSSSRYKKPRFSVIYRRDSTRQGLFKHNLTASGVGEVIAYHYFRGSYFPKLLVGYVNKKGVLYYAVYLERKTSLKNKKMN; from the coding sequence gtgtgtgtgttgatcATCAACTGCCAACCAATAAATCATTTGATGAGGCATTCAATAAATTTTTAAGCAAACACCAGTACGAAGGGGCAGCGATTGCTTTATCAAGACATGGCAAACTTATTTATGCCAGAGGTTACGGGAAATTGCATAAAGAACACAAAATCATCCCAGAAACGTTGTTCCCCATTTCAAGCATTGCCAAGATGTTTACTGCAGTCTCCATTCTGAAATTAGCTGAAGAAAACAAATTGGGGCTGACAAGTAAAGTATTTGGTAAAAGAGGGATTTTAGGCCATTTGAAACCGTGGGGCGCTCATCATACTGACAAACTGTTGTATGAGATAACAATTGATGATCTGCTGCGCCATGCTGCTGGTTGGAACGCAAACAAACCACCTCTGTTTGATCCTCTGCTGAactctgtatatttatctaaagGCTACCGTGTACCCAACATAACTGACATCATGAAGTTATCTCGACCAATAGAACTGAGAGATGTCATCAGATATGTCATTTCCCTTCCTCTTCACGATCGACCAGGTACACACTCGACATACTCAAATTTTGGTTACGTCATACTGGAACGAATTATCGAGAAGGTACAAGATTTAGGCTACGCTGATTTTGTTCGCAAGCACATTCTGGAGCCGTGTGGTATGTGGCATACAAAGGTTAGCATCGCTAACCACCATCACGatgagaaaaacaagaagaacggTGCTGTATTTCATATGCCGTCCAATACCTTACATGCTCCACCAGAACATGCCAGAGTTGAATGGCACTCCAATGTTTATGATATAATGCGCTTTTCTCGTTGTTTGGATTATTCTGGCGACCATCATCTTCTCAACGAGTCCGGAGTAAGAATGCTCTTGGAGAAACCAAGCCGTATAGTTGGACATGCCGATAGTTGGATGGGAGCTGGGGTCAATGTCAACAAGCATGGCCATATTTGGCAAGAAAGTGATATGAACACAGATGATATGCTCTTTTATCATAAAGGATTGTTGAAGTCTATCCATAAACACCACAACTCAACACATTCGTCAGCTGATGCATTTGTGATGCTGTTAGttggaagaaagaacaaaaatttattcaacaaagaGATTTTACATTTTGCAAAGAATTTCGATATTCATACTCCTGATTATTTCAATTATGATCTGTCAGATATTCAAATTGGTACTCCAGCCGAAGGATCGCGGATCGTTAAGTATCAAGTACCAGAGAGACATATTTCAGCATATGTTAGTGCCATCCGAGAACAAGACTTTAAAGTGGAATGGATAAGTGCTTTTGAGTTTAAAGAAAAAACTTTTTTCAGTGTTATAGCCCACTTTAATCCTGGTCAAACTCCAGACGCCTTCTATCTCGAACATGGTTTAGAAGAAAAGAGACTTCTACATTACAAGCATGTCTATGCAAGAAGTGATGCCTACCTGAAattgatacaaacatatacaagttATTCACACGGAGGCAAGCAAAAATATATGGCACTTTTTAACAAGGAAAAAGAACCCCCAGTGGATATTAAATTCGGAATTCGGCAATATTCTCAAAGTTATAAACTCTTCGCTCATGTATATAACGAGAAGGGTTACGTTCCGCGGGTTCAAAGTTTTTTCCACATAAACCACGAACCATTGGTATGCTTTATTCTGGAAAAGAAACCCATTAAATTTTCTAAAGAGTATATGAATATCAGTTTACGAGATCTTATCTTTAGTATGAAACTAAATTTCAAATCTGGCCGAGTCATGACATACCTGGATTCTTCAAGCCGCTATAAAAAACCTCGATTTTCGGTAATTTATCGCAGAGACAGTACCAGACAAGGTCTCTTCAAACATAACCTTACTGCTTCAGGTGTAGGTGAAGTTATTGCTTATCATTACTTTAGAGGGAGCTATTTCCCGAAACTGCTTGTGGGTTATGTAAATAAGAAGGGCGTTTTGTATTATGCCGTTTATCTTGAGCGAAAAacttctttaaaaaacaaaaaaatgaactaa